A section of the Amblyomma americanum isolate KBUSLIRL-KWMA chromosome 2, ASM5285725v1, whole genome shotgun sequence genome encodes:
- the LOC144120926 gene encoding dCTP pyrophosphatase 1-like — MSARLVLLRSFALSRNITRKMSQSAHSNGTAAEDTSPSQPDKFKFSSNLSLETLRQIQADFAEERNWEQYHTPRNILLAMVAEVGEVSECFQWKGEVKDGLPDWTPEERTHLGEELSDVLVYLIRLADRCQVDLPAAVLRKIELNRQKYPASKVYGKSDKYTAYSDGDSQQLV, encoded by the exons ATGAGTGCTCGCTTAGTACTGCTGAGAAGTTTTGCCTTAAGTAGAAACATAACGCGCAAAATGTCTCAAAGTGCTCATAGCAACGGAACTGCAGCTGAGGACACATCACCCTCACAGCCCGACAAGTTTAAGTTCAGCTCCAACTTAAGCCTGGAGACACT ACGCCAGATCCAAGCCGATTTTGCTGAAGAGAGAAACTGGGAACAATACCACACGCCAAGGAACATCCTTCTTGCTATGGTCGCTGAAGTAGGGGAAGTCTCCGAATGCTT CCAGTGGAAAGGTGAAGTCAAAGATGGCCTTCCAG ACTGGACACCAGAGGAAAGAACCCACTTAGGTGAAGAATTGAGTGATGTCTTGGTTTACCTCATTCGTCTGGCTGACCGCTGTCAAGTTGACCTGCCTGCAGCAGTGCTTCGCAAGATCGAGCTCAATAGGCAGAAGTACCCAGCATCGAAAGTATATGGAAAGAGCGACAAGTACACTGCCTACAGTGATGGTGACAGTCAGCAGTTGGTATAA